Within Acidobacteriota bacterium, the genomic segment CATTGCTGGTAGGGCTTGGCATGGGAGCGGAAGGCGACCTCATCGCATATCTCACCAGCCGCTATTTCGGACTCAAAGCCTTCGCGGAACTCTATGGATACGCCTTTGGCATCTTCGTGCTTTCGGGAGCGTGCGGCACACTTCTCATGGGCATCGGCTTCGACAAGACCGGCTCTTACAGGGTGCCGATGCTTGGCTTTCTCACGCTGGTCGTCGCAGCCATCATTCTGTTCAGCCGACTTGGTCCCTATCGCTACGGCGTGCGGCAGCCAAGCAAAGGGGACGCCGCACTCAAAGCTTCCGCTGCCGCATCGTAGCTACAATGTCTACATCAGGGACACACATGGCCACCAAAGCACACCCTACATCACAACCATCCGGCTCCAAATCGACTCCGGTTCCACTGCTTCGAATCATGCTGGAGAGCCTGGCGCTTCACCAATCCGTTTTTGCCGTTGCAGAACTGGGAATCGCCGACATGCTGGTTTCCGGGCCCCAGCCAACTGAAGAGCTAGCTAAGAAGCTCAGGGTGAACGACACGGCTCTCTATCGCATCTTGCGTCTGCTAGCGAGCCAGGAAATTTTTGTAGAGACGGCGGCACGAACATTCGCCAACAACGATCTCTCGAATTTCCTTTGCTCGGATGTGCCGGGATCGCTGCGCTCAATGGGCAGGTTTCGAGGAACAGATTTCGTCTATCTCTCTTTTGGCGAGATCCTGCACACCATTCGCACGGGCGAGCCCGGAAGAGCGAAGGTGCTGGGCATGGATGGATGGGAGTACCTGGAGCGGAATCCCGGCACGGCTCGCATCTTCGACGACGCTATGACGGAAATATCGGCAGTGGTTGCACCTAGCATCGCAAGCGCCTACGGCTTCTCAAAATGGGAAAGCCTGATGGATGTTGGGGGCGGAAATGGCCTCTTGCTTGCCGCTATCCTCCGCGCGCATCGCTCTCTTCGCGGCGTGCTCGCCGATCAGCAGCACGTCCTGAAACGGGCCCGCGAGCGCGGCTTCCTCTCAGGCCCGCTGGAAAAACGCAGCTCCATGCAACCATGTGACCTCTTCCGCGATATCCCAAAAGGCTGCCGAGCCTACCTGATGAAGAGCGTCATCCATGACTGGAACGACGAGGACGCGAAGAAAATCCTCAGCCAATGCCGGCGCGCTGTTCCGAAGAATGGCGCCTTACTACTGGTTGAGTTCAATTTGCCGGAAGACAATTCGCCGTCGCGGAGCAAGTTCGTCGATGTCACTATGATGGTCTTAACCGGTGGGAGAGAGAGGACCATTCCCGAATTCAGCTCGTTGCTGACCAAGTCCGGCTTTCGTCTAAATGACGTAGTGAAAACTGCCGGCGAATTCAATGTATTGGAGGCCCTGCCGGTCTAGTCCGCGGCGCGCTTTACAACTAATCCTTAAGTGGTTTTGTTGTTCCCGAACCCTTCCCGCGTGATTGCCAGTTTTGAGCTTTTGGTGCAGAATGCTGCACTTCAAGTATCTCGCACCAAAATGGTCCTTCGACGCGCTTTGTTTTTCAAATCTCTACTAGTTGTCCTAACGCTGCTCTTCCCCAGTTTCCTGAACGCTGCCGCTGTGTCTGGCACGATCAGGGACAGCACTGGCGCGGTCATTCCCGGAGCTCGAATCGAGATCCGCGGTGGAGATGTTTCCCGGGCGCTGATTGCGACTTCGGACGGCGTCGGTCACTTCGCCTCAGCCGATCTGAAACCGGGGACCTACATGATTCGTGTGATTGCAGAAGGATTTGAGCCTCTGGAAAGAAGCATCGAAGTGGGAGAGAACCCTGTGAACCTCGACCTTCAGATGGCACTTCCTGTGGCCAAACAGGAAATCACAGTTGTTGGCAAATCCGCCAAATTTGCCAATACAGATTCGGTTTACCAGAATCTTCGCAAGG encodes:
- a CDS encoding MFS transporter, translated to LLVGLGMGAEGDLIAYLTSRYFGLKAFAELYGYAFGIFVLSGACGTLLMGIGFDKTGSYRVPMLGFLTLVVAAIILFSRLGPYRYGVRQPSKGDAALKASAAAS
- a CDS encoding methyltransferase, with the translated sequence MSTSGTHMATKAHPTSQPSGSKSTPVPLLRIMLESLALHQSVFAVAELGIADMLVSGPQPTEELAKKLRVNDTALYRILRLLASQEIFVETAARTFANNDLSNFLCSDVPGSLRSMGRFRGTDFVYLSFGEILHTIRTGEPGRAKVLGMDGWEYLERNPGTARIFDDAMTEISAVVAPSIASAYGFSKWESLMDVGGGNGLLLAAILRAHRSLRGVLADQQHVLKRARERGFLSGPLEKRSSMQPCDLFRDIPKGCRAYLMKSVIHDWNDEDAKKILSQCRRAVPKNGALLLVEFNLPEDNSPSRSKFVDVTMMVLTGGRERTIPEFSSLLTKSGFRLNDVVKTAGEFNVLEALPV